One part of the Dyadobacter sp. 676 genome encodes these proteins:
- a CDS encoding glycosyl transferase encodes MQNFCTLFNSCYLSRGLAMYHSLLRQSADFHLYIFAFDDPCDALLRRMNLPNATVISLDGFETPELLAVKQGRTPGEYCWTCTPFTIWHCIHHFSLDHCTYVDADLLFFADPKVLTDEMGGKSVLITEHRYSPEYDQSRNCGIYCVQFLTFKSTPQGLTVLHWWMQACLEWCFNRFEDGKFGDQKYLDDWTARFEGIHVLQHLGGGVAPWNAGSYAYRNVEGKVFVQSAGTPAVPVVFYHFHDFRYCVDGSFRLTTEQYRLPKEAIGLLYGAYVKALDAAETQILQIDPAAVFHEKPMALKWIKVSFSRRIKFWLNGRYKNYTRKERINLI; translated from the coding sequence ATGCAGAATTTTTGTACCCTTTTTAACTCATGCTACCTTTCGCGGGGACTGGCGATGTACCATTCTCTGCTAAGGCAAAGCGCTGATTTTCACCTGTATATTTTCGCGTTCGACGATCCCTGCGATGCGCTGCTCCGCCGGATGAACCTGCCGAATGCAACGGTAATCTCCCTGGACGGATTCGAAACGCCGGAGCTGCTTGCCGTGAAGCAGGGCCGCACGCCGGGCGAGTATTGCTGGACCTGTACCCCGTTTACCATCTGGCATTGCATTCATCATTTCTCCCTTGACCATTGCACCTATGTAGACGCCGATCTCCTGTTTTTCGCCGACCCGAAGGTCCTGACCGACGAGATGGGTGGTAAATCGGTGCTCATTACGGAACACCGGTACAGCCCGGAATACGACCAATCCCGGAACTGCGGTATTTACTGTGTGCAATTCCTGACCTTCAAAAGCACCCCGCAAGGCCTCACCGTGCTGCATTGGTGGATGCAGGCTTGTCTTGAATGGTGTTTCAACCGATTCGAGGATGGTAAATTCGGCGACCAGAAGTACCTCGACGACTGGACTGCCCGTTTCGAAGGCATCCATGTGCTGCAACACCTTGGAGGCGGTGTGGCGCCGTGGAATGCGGGAAGCTACGCCTACCGGAATGTGGAAGGAAAAGTATTTGTACAGAGCGCCGGAACCCCGGCGGTGCCGGTGGTTTTTTACCACTTTCATGACTTTCGTTATTGTGTGGATGGAAGTTTTCGTCTCACGACGGAACAATACCGGCTTCCAAAAGAGGCGATCGGGCTTCTTTACGGGGCTTATGTGAAGGCGCTCGATGCTGCGGAAACGCAAATTTTACAAATCGATCCTGCCGCAGTTTTTCATGAAAAGCCGATGGCCCTGAAATGGATAAAAGTCAGTTTTTCGCGCCGCATCAAATTCTGGCTGAACGGGCGCTATAAGAACTATACCAGGAAAGAACGCATTAACCTAATCTAA